The proteins below are encoded in one region of Streptomyces ficellus:
- a CDS encoding ABC transporter permease — MSALAPQGLTWTVLRVHRRALWAALGLLLVAVAVMLGSRWWADHATQALRALGCATDSTAGRCFQPARDYTDAIWDARHLIEYAALGITALPAVVGAFVAGPVIARELETGTYQLAWSQSVSPARWLAAKLTVPLTVTVTGTALLSTVFHWSWSTGPASSFPTYWYEPTMYASTGVVPAASAVLGIALGALTGLLVRRTVLAMSATALVTGAVALFLSQVRAHLWPVSTLTGPGEPDVRISRTWRVDAGVIGPSGDRVSTTDCYGDPSALPALCGAKDGEVTRYLDYHPASHFWPLQLVETGILLALAAVTTVLAFRILRRHHA; from the coding sequence ATGAGCGCCCTCGCGCCCCAGGGGCTGACCTGGACCGTACTCCGCGTACACCGCAGGGCGCTGTGGGCGGCGCTCGGCCTGCTCCTCGTCGCGGTCGCCGTGATGCTGGGCTCCCGCTGGTGGGCGGACCACGCGACCCAGGCGCTGCGGGCCCTGGGCTGCGCGACGGACAGCACCGCCGGGCGCTGCTTCCAGCCCGCCCGCGACTACACGGACGCCATCTGGGACGCCCGGCACCTCATCGAATACGCAGCGCTCGGCATCACGGCCCTGCCCGCGGTCGTCGGGGCGTTCGTCGCCGGACCCGTGATCGCCCGAGAGCTGGAGACCGGCACGTACCAGCTGGCGTGGAGCCAGTCCGTCTCCCCCGCCCGCTGGCTGGCGGCCAAGCTCACCGTCCCCCTGACGGTGACCGTCACGGGCACGGCGCTGCTCTCCACGGTCTTCCACTGGTCGTGGTCCACGGGCCCCGCCAGCTCCTTCCCCACCTACTGGTACGAACCCACCATGTACGCCTCGACCGGCGTCGTCCCGGCAGCCTCAGCCGTGCTCGGCATCGCGCTGGGCGCCCTCACCGGCCTGCTGGTACGCCGCACCGTCCTGGCGATGAGCGCGACGGCCCTGGTCACCGGTGCCGTCGCCCTCTTCCTGTCCCAGGTGCGCGCACACCTCTGGCCGGTCAGCACCCTGACCGGCCCCGGCGAACCAGACGTACGGATCTCCCGGACGTGGCGCGTCGACGCGGGCGTCATCGGCCCCTCCGGCGACCGCGTGTCCACGACGGACTGCTACGGGGACCCCTCGGCACTGCCCGCCCTGTGCGGCGCCAAGGACGGCGAAGTGACGCGCTACCTCGACTATCACCCCGCCTCGCACTTCTGGCCCCTCCAGCTCGTCGAGACCGGCATCCTCCTCGCCCTCGCCGCCGTCACCACCGTGCTGGCCTTCCGGATCCTGCGCCGTCACCACGCGTGA
- a CDS encoding ABC transporter ATP-binding protein, translating to MTSAMEAHGLAKRYRRRPGPALQDCAFRLPAGRVCALVGPNGAGKSTLLALAAGLLRPTAGTIRILGTDPASARDRVAYVAQDKPLYPQLTIAETLHMGRELNPGRWDAGTAERVVGTLDHATRVRALSGGQRTRVALALALGKRPELLLLDEPMADLDPLARHQLMGTLMADAAERGTTVVMSSHILTELEGACDFLLLVDGGHIRLGGGIDDVLAAHTLVTGPVGDLAPHTVVESRVTGRQLTALVRHDGPVDPTTWHTTEPSLEDLLLAHLRAPDAPALLTPSAAPATHGTVAA from the coding sequence ATGACCAGCGCCATGGAGGCCCACGGCCTCGCCAAGCGGTACCGGCGACGGCCCGGCCCAGCACTCCAGGACTGCGCCTTCCGGCTCCCCGCCGGCCGCGTCTGCGCGCTCGTCGGCCCCAACGGCGCCGGCAAGTCCACGCTCCTCGCCCTGGCCGCCGGCCTCCTGCGCCCCACCGCCGGCACGATCCGGATCCTCGGCACCGACCCCGCGTCCGCCCGCGACCGCGTGGCCTACGTCGCCCAGGACAAACCGCTGTACCCCCAGCTCACCATCGCCGAAACGCTCCACATGGGCCGCGAGCTCAACCCCGGCCGCTGGGACGCCGGCACGGCGGAACGCGTCGTCGGCACGCTCGACCACGCGACCCGCGTCCGCGCCCTCTCCGGCGGCCAGCGCACCCGCGTCGCGCTCGCCCTCGCGCTCGGCAAGCGCCCCGAACTCCTCCTGCTCGACGAGCCGATGGCCGACCTCGACCCCCTCGCCCGCCACCAGCTGATGGGCACCCTCATGGCCGACGCCGCCGAGCGCGGCACCACCGTCGTGATGTCGTCGCACATCCTCACCGAACTGGAGGGCGCCTGCGACTTCCTGCTCCTCGTCGACGGCGGCCACATCCGCCTCGGCGGCGGCATCGACGACGTCCTCGCCGCCCACACCCTCGTCACCGGCCCGGTCGGCGACCTCGCCCCGCACACCGTCGTCGAGTCCCGCGTCACCGGCCGCCAGCTCACCGCCCTCGTCCGCCACGACGGCCCCGTCGACCCCACGACCTGGCACACCACGGAACCGTCCCTGGAGGACCTGTTGCTCGCCCACCTCCGCGCCCCGGACGCCCCCGCGCTCCTCACCCCCAGCGCCGCCCCCGCCACCCACGGGACGGTGGCCGCATGA
- a CDS encoding GntR family transcriptional regulator, translating to MVEYRIDRRSGVATYLQIVQQTKQALRLGLLEPGDKLPTAREVVEATAINPNTVLKAYRELEREGLVEARRGLGTFVRKTLGSAPADSPLRGELADWATRARAAGLERDDVTALFTSVLDQLYEGDDS from the coding sequence GTGGTCGAGTACCGCATCGACCGGCGCAGTGGCGTCGCCACCTACCTCCAGATCGTCCAGCAGACCAAACAGGCCCTCCGCCTCGGCCTGCTGGAACCCGGCGACAAGCTGCCCACGGCCCGCGAGGTCGTCGAAGCCACCGCCATCAACCCGAACACGGTGCTCAAGGCCTACCGCGAACTGGAGCGCGAGGGCCTCGTCGAGGCCCGCCGCGGCCTCGGCACCTTCGTACGGAAGACCCTGGGCAGCGCCCCCGCCGACTCCCCCCTGCGCGGCGAACTCGCCGACTGGGCCACCCGCGCCCGCGCCGCCGGGCTGGAGCGGGACGACGTGACGGCGCTGTTCACCTCCGTACTGGACCAGCTCTACGAGGGGGACGACTCATGA
- the mshD gene encoding mycothiol synthase, with the protein MTTDAPVPALEPGRRIETLDELTHEQAQDVLALLADAARTDGMQAVSEQGRLQLRGGRREGVSHLLLTVRGDLVGYAQLEDTDPVEAPAAELVVHPSHRGRGHGRALGSALLAASGKRLRVWAHGGKSAARHLSQVLGLTLFRELRQMRRPLDAPLDLPEPVLPPGIAVRTFVPGQDDTAWLAVNAAAFAHHPEQGSLTQRDLDDRKAEPWFDPKGFFLAVREADGEIVGFHWTKVHAEEQLGEVYVVGVGPDAQGGGLGKALTAIGLRHLAAEGVPTAMLYVDADNTAAVRVYEGMGFTTHEVDLMYRSET; encoded by the coding sequence ATGACGACTGACGCCCCCGTACCGGCCCTTGAGCCCGGCCGCCGTATCGAAACCCTCGACGAGCTCACCCACGAGCAGGCCCAGGACGTCCTCGCCCTCCTCGCCGACGCCGCCCGTACCGACGGGATGCAGGCCGTCTCCGAACAGGGCAGGCTGCAGCTGCGCGGCGGCCGGCGCGAAGGGGTGTCGCACCTGCTGCTCACCGTCCGCGGCGATCTCGTCGGGTACGCCCAGCTCGAGGACACCGACCCCGTCGAGGCGCCGGCCGCCGAGCTGGTCGTCCACCCCTCGCACCGGGGGCGCGGCCACGGCCGGGCGCTCGGCTCCGCGCTGCTCGCCGCCTCGGGCAAGCGGCTGCGCGTGTGGGCGCACGGCGGCAAGTCGGCCGCCCGCCACCTGTCCCAGGTGCTGGGGCTGACCCTGTTCCGCGAGCTGCGGCAGATGCGCCGGCCGCTGGACGCCCCGCTGGACCTCCCCGAGCCGGTGCTGCCGCCCGGCATCGCCGTCCGCACGTTCGTGCCCGGCCAGGACGACACGGCCTGGCTGGCCGTCAACGCCGCCGCGTTCGCGCACCACCCGGAGCAGGGCTCGCTGACCCAGCGGGACCTGGACGACCGGAAGGCGGAGCCGTGGTTCGACCCGAAGGGCTTCTTCCTCGCCGTACGGGAGGCGGACGGCGAGATCGTGGGCTTCCACTGGACGAAGGTGCACGCCGAGGAGCAGCTCGGTGAGGTGTACGTCGTCGGCGTCGGCCCCGACGCCCAGGGCGGCGGCCTCGGCAAGGCGCTCACCGCGATCGGGCTGCGGCACCTGGCGGCGGAGGGCGTACCGACGGCGATGCTCTACGTGGACGCCGACAACACGGCGGCGGTGCGGGTGTACGAGGGGATGGGCTTCACCACGCACGAGGTGGACCTGATGTACCGCTCGGAGACGTGA
- a CDS encoding bifunctional metallophosphatase/5'-nucleotidase, translating to MSATPKKNRAGRRILATAAGLATVGALVAALPAGADDRGESQARHHGRTVDVQLLSFNDLHGNLEPPAGSSGQVTRTNPDGTTEKIDAGGVEYLATHLRTARKGNPYSVTAAAGDMIGGSPLMSGLFHDEPTIEALNKLKLDVTSVGNHEFDEGAKELARMQNGGCHPTGGCYEKGKKFRGAKFPYLAANVTDEKTGRPILDPYFVWERKGVKIGFIGVTLEGTPNIVTAEGVKGLQFGDEVETINKYTKVLERKGVKSIVALIHEGGAPASTSYNYDCDSPGAGDGISGPVVDIAKKLSPQVDALVTGHTHQAYVCTVPDPSGKPRMVTSASSFGKLYTDTTLTYDRRTKDIVRTSVESANHVVSRDVPKAADMTSLIQRWNTLAAPIAGKPQGFISADINGRGSTAHEKPLGDLIADAQLAGLAPADKGGAQIALMNPGGIRSDLVFKASGAEGDGVVTYGEAFTVQPFTNMMNVVDLTGAQLVAALQQQVSGSNEASPKILQVSKGFTYTLDMTKTGAARVVTGSVKLNGEPIDPAKSYRVAMNEFLAGGGDGFPALAQGKNKLVGASDLDLFNAYLAANSSATAPIAPPKADRITVVQ from the coding sequence ATGTCAGCGACACCGAAGAAGAACCGTGCGGGCCGGCGGATACTCGCCACCGCCGCCGGACTGGCCACCGTCGGCGCGCTGGTGGCGGCCCTGCCCGCCGGCGCCGACGACCGCGGCGAGAGCCAGGCCCGCCACCACGGCCGCACCGTCGACGTGCAGCTGCTCTCCTTCAACGACCTGCACGGCAACCTGGAGCCGCCGGCCGGCTCGTCCGGACAGGTCACCCGCACCAACCCGGACGGCACGACCGAGAAGATCGACGCGGGCGGTGTCGAGTACCTCGCCACCCACCTGCGCACCGCCCGCAAGGGCAACCCCTACTCGGTGACCGCCGCCGCGGGCGACATGATCGGCGGCTCGCCGCTGATGTCGGGCCTCTTCCACGACGAGCCCACCATCGAGGCGCTGAACAAGCTCAAGCTCGACGTGACGTCCGTCGGCAACCACGAGTTCGACGAGGGCGCCAAGGAACTCGCCCGGATGCAGAACGGCGGCTGCCACCCGACGGGCGGCTGCTACGAGAAGGGCAAGAAGTTCCGCGGCGCGAAGTTCCCGTACCTCGCCGCCAACGTGACGGACGAGAAGACCGGCCGCCCGATCCTCGACCCGTACTTCGTCTGGGAGCGCAAGGGCGTCAAGATCGGTTTCATCGGCGTGACCCTGGAGGGAACGCCGAACATCGTCACCGCCGAGGGCGTCAAGGGCCTGCAGTTCGGCGACGAGGTCGAGACGATCAACAAGTACACGAAGGTCCTGGAGCGCAAGGGCGTCAAGTCGATCGTCGCCCTGATCCACGAGGGCGGCGCGCCCGCCTCGACCTCGTACAACTACGACTGCGACAGCCCGGGCGCCGGCGACGGCATCTCCGGCCCGGTCGTCGACATCGCGAAGAAGCTCAGCCCGCAGGTCGACGCGCTGGTCACCGGCCACACCCACCAGGCGTACGTGTGCACCGTCCCGGACCCGTCCGGCAAGCCGCGCATGGTCACCTCGGCGTCCTCCTTCGGCAAGCTGTACACGGACACCACGCTGACGTACGACCGCCGCACCAAGGACATCGTCCGCACGTCGGTGGAGTCGGCCAACCACGTCGTGTCCCGTGACGTGCCCAAGGCCGCCGACATGACCTCGCTGATCCAGCGGTGGAACACGCTCGCCGCGCCGATCGCCGGCAAGCCGCAGGGCTTCATCTCCGCCGACATCAACGGCCGCGGCTCGACCGCGCACGAGAAGCCGCTCGGCGACCTGATCGCCGACGCGCAGCTCGCCGGGCTCGCGCCCGCCGACAAGGGCGGCGCGCAGATCGCGCTGATGAACCCGGGCGGCATCCGCTCGGACCTGGTGTTCAAGGCGTCCGGCGCCGAGGGCGACGGGGTGGTGACGTACGGCGAGGCGTTCACCGTGCAGCCGTTCACCAACATGATGAACGTCGTCGACCTGACCGGCGCGCAGCTCGTCGCCGCGCTCCAGCAGCAGGTCAGCGGCTCCAACGAGGCCTCCCCGAAGATCCTCCAGGTCTCGAAGGGCTTCACCTACACGCTCGACATGACCAAGACGGGCGCGGCCCGGGTGGTGACCGGCTCGGTGAAGCTGAACGGTGAGCCGATCGACCCGGCGAAGTCCTACCGCGTCGCGATGAACGAGTTCCTCGCGGGCGGCGGCGACGGCTTCCCGGCCCTCGCACAGGGCAAGAACAAGCTGGTCGGCGCGTCCGACCTGGACCTGTTCAACGCCTACCTGGCGGCCAACTCGTCGGCGACCGCGCCGATCGCGCCGCCGAAGGCCGACCGGATCACGGTCGTCCAGTAA
- a CDS encoding HAMP domain-containing sensor histidine kinase, producing MTGPVRRFRALPLRSRLALLTATAVAVAVAAVSVACWLLTRSELRNELDTSLRGMSVQEGYLALTAQGCRQSGPATGASTAPGTVYVQIVQADGTRCVGPGSTPVVVEPSDTAVAARLRGESLHDGATDSGQPVRVLTVTDRSGFTVSISRPLAEVDGALNQLALVLTALAGIGVVGAGAAGLWVARTGLKPVDRLTGAVEHVARTEDLTVRIPVEGEDEIARLSLSFNAMTAALASSRDRQAQLIADAGHELRTPLTSLRTNVELLARSEDTGRAIPPEDRRALMASVKAQMTELAALIGDLQELSRPDAAAPGRLEVVALHDVLGTALSRARLRGPELAFAADDVRPWYVRAEPAALERAVVNVLDNAVKFSAPGGTVEVALVDGELSVRDHGPGIAPEELPHVFERFWRSPSARGLPGSGLGLSIVARTVRQAGGEVTLRAAEGGGTRAVIRLPGAPTPPPPAPGSPAPGPAA from the coding sequence ATGACCGGACCCGTCCGCCGCTTCCGCGCGCTGCCGCTGCGCTCCCGGCTCGCCCTGCTCACGGCGACGGCGGTCGCGGTGGCGGTGGCGGCGGTGTCGGTGGCGTGCTGGCTGCTGACGCGGTCGGAGCTGCGGAACGAACTGGACACGTCGCTGCGGGGCATGTCCGTGCAGGAGGGCTACCTCGCGCTGACGGCGCAGGGCTGCCGGCAGTCCGGCCCGGCGACGGGGGCGAGCACGGCACCGGGCACGGTGTACGTGCAGATCGTGCAGGCGGACGGGACGAGGTGCGTCGGGCCGGGCTCGACGCCGGTCGTCGTCGAGCCGTCGGACACGGCGGTCGCCGCGCGGCTGCGCGGGGAGTCGCTGCACGACGGGGCCACCGACAGCGGCCAGCCCGTCCGGGTCCTGACCGTCACCGACCGGTCGGGCTTCACCGTCTCGATCTCCCGCCCGCTGGCGGAGGTCGACGGGGCCCTGAACCAGCTCGCCCTGGTACTCACCGCCCTCGCCGGGATCGGCGTCGTCGGCGCGGGCGCGGCCGGGCTGTGGGTGGCGCGGACCGGGCTCAAGCCGGTGGACCGGCTGACCGGGGCCGTGGAGCACGTGGCGCGCACCGAGGACCTGACGGTGCGGATCCCCGTCGAGGGCGAGGACGAGATCGCCCGCCTGTCGCTCTCGTTCAACGCGATGACCGCCGCGCTCGCCTCCTCCCGCGACCGGCAGGCGCAGCTGATCGCCGACGCGGGGCACGAGCTGCGCACCCCGCTGACGTCGCTGCGGACGAACGTCGAACTGCTGGCGCGCAGCGAGGACACCGGCCGGGCCATCCCGCCCGAGGACCGGCGGGCCCTGATGGCGTCGGTGAAGGCGCAGATGACGGAACTGGCGGCGCTGATCGGCGACTTGCAGGAGCTGTCCCGGCCGGACGCGGCGGCACCCGGGCGCCTGGAGGTGGTCGCCCTGCACGACGTGCTCGGCACGGCCCTGTCCCGGGCGCGGCTGCGGGGGCCCGAGCTGGCCTTCGCGGCGGACGACGTACGGCCCTGGTACGTGCGGGCGGAACCGGCCGCGCTGGAGCGGGCGGTGGTGAACGTCCTGGACAACGCGGTGAAGTTCTCGGCGCCCGGCGGCACGGTGGAGGTGGCGCTGGTGGACGGCGAGCTGTCCGTGCGGGACCACGGGCCGGGCATCGCGCCCGAGGAGCTGCCCCACGTCTTCGAACGGTTCTGGAGGTCACCGTCGGCGCGCGGCCTGCCCGGGTCGGGGCTCGGGCTGTCGATCGTGGCGCGGACGGTACGGCAGGCGGGCGGCGAGGTGACGCTCAGGGCCGCGGAGGGCGGCGGCACGCGGGCGGTGATCCGGCTGCCGGGCGCGCCGACCCCGCCCCCGCCCGCGCCGGGCTCGCCCGCGCCGGGCCCAGCGGCCTGA
- a CDS encoding response regulator transcription factor yields MNTTADADRILIVDDEPAVREALRRSLAFEGYGTDVAVDGADALAKMAAHAPDLVVLDVQMPRMDGLTAARRIRAGGSTVPILMLTARDTVGDRVTGLDAGADDYLVKPFELDELFARIRALLRRSSYAAASGGEPPEGDALVFGDLRMDLATREVTRGGRPVELTRTEFTLLEMFLSHPRQVLTREQILKAVWGFDFEPSSNSLDVYVMYLRRKTEAAGEPRLVHTVRGVGYVLRGGAAE; encoded by the coding sequence ATGAACACCACCGCTGACGCCGATCGCATCCTGATCGTCGACGACGAACCCGCCGTGCGCGAGGCCCTCCGCCGCAGCCTCGCCTTCGAGGGATACGGGACGGACGTCGCCGTCGACGGTGCCGACGCGCTCGCGAAGATGGCCGCGCACGCCCCCGACCTCGTCGTCCTCGACGTCCAGATGCCCCGTATGGACGGCCTGACCGCCGCCCGCCGCATCCGCGCCGGCGGCTCGACCGTCCCCATCCTGATGCTCACCGCCCGCGACACCGTCGGCGACCGGGTCACCGGACTGGACGCGGGCGCCGACGACTACCTGGTGAAACCGTTCGAACTGGACGAACTGTTCGCCCGCATCCGGGCGCTGCTGCGGCGCAGCTCGTACGCGGCCGCCTCGGGCGGCGAGCCCCCCGAGGGCGACGCGCTGGTCTTCGGCGACCTGCGCATGGACCTGGCGACGCGAGAGGTGACGCGCGGCGGGCGGCCGGTGGAGCTGACCCGTACCGAGTTCACGCTCCTGGAGATGTTCCTGTCGCACCCGCGCCAGGTGCTGACGCGGGAACAGATCCTGAAGGCGGTGTGGGGCTTCGACTTCGAGCCCAGCTCCAACTCCCTGGACGTGTACGTGATGTACCTGCGACGCAAGACCGAGGCGGCCGGCGAACCGCGCCTGGTGCACACCGTGCGGGGCGTCGGCTACGTGCTGCGCGGCGGGGCCGCCGAATGA
- a CDS encoding S1C family serine protease has product MTDYSQGDPRQSASHAAPHSAYPPPPAYPPASPPAAHRRPRRPVALIVAVAVAAALVGGGASALVRELTGDRTAPAGGNGVTGTNVSRSGTGTVAGVARAVSPSIVEISATTGNGKSTGSGVIITADGEIVTNNHVVAGASEVTVRLSDGKTYTAEVVGTDPGKDLALIKLRGASGLKAATLGDSGTVRVGDEVVAIGSPEGLTGTVTSGIVSALDRDVTVSKEEDRGQRQQADPDQGWPFEYGGQRFNGDTGDSRTTYKAIQTDASLNPGNSGGALINMNGEIIGINSAMYSPSSATGSTAGSVGLGFAIPIDTVKADLDALRSGSGAAS; this is encoded by the coding sequence ATGACGGACTACTCCCAGGGTGACCCGCGGCAGTCGGCCTCCCACGCGGCCCCCCATTCGGCCTACCCGCCGCCGCCCGCATACCCGCCCGCGTCCCCGCCCGCCGCGCACCGCCGCCCCCGGCGCCCGGTCGCGCTGATCGTCGCGGTCGCGGTCGCCGCCGCCCTCGTCGGCGGAGGCGCCTCGGCGCTCGTCCGGGAACTCACCGGCGACCGGACGGCACCGGCCGGCGGCAACGGCGTGACCGGGACGAACGTGTCCCGCTCCGGCACCGGCACCGTCGCGGGGGTCGCCCGGGCGGTGTCCCCGAGCATCGTGGAGATCAGCGCCACCACCGGCAACGGCAAGTCCACCGGCTCCGGCGTGATCATCACCGCCGACGGTGAGATCGTCACCAACAACCACGTCGTCGCGGGCGCCTCCGAGGTCACGGTCCGGCTCAGCGACGGCAAGACGTACACCGCCGAGGTCGTCGGCACCGACCCCGGCAAGGACCTGGCGCTGATCAAGCTCCGGGGCGCGTCCGGCCTCAAGGCCGCCACCCTCGGCGACTCCGGCACGGTGCGGGTCGGCGACGAGGTCGTCGCCATCGGATCACCGGAAGGCCTGACCGGCACCGTCACCAGCGGGATCGTGTCCGCGCTCGACCGCGACGTCACCGTCTCGAAGGAGGAGGACCGCGGGCAGCGGCAGCAGGCCGACCCCGACCAGGGCTGGCCCTTCGAGTACGGTGGCCAGCGGTTCAACGGCGACACGGGCGACTCCAGGACCACGTACAAGGCCATCCAGACCGACGCCTCGCTCAACCCCGGCAACTCCGGCGGCGCGCTCATCAACATGAACGGCGAGATCATCGGCATCAACTCCGCCATGTACTCCCCGAGCTCCGCCACCGGCTCCACCGCCGGCAGCGTCGGCCTCGGCTTCGCCATCCCGATCGACACCGTCAAGGCCGACCTCGACGCCCTCCGCTCCGGATCCGGGGCCGCGTCCTGA
- a CDS encoding LacI family DNA-binding transcriptional regulator, translated as MAKVTRDDVARLAGTSTAVVSYVINNGPRPVAPATRERVLAAIKQLGYRPDRVAQAMASRRTDLIGMIVPDARQPFFAEMAHAVERAAADRGKMVLVGNSDYRDEREIHYLRAFLGMRVAGLILVSQGMSERAAQEIEAWDARVVLLHERPEALDDVAVVTDDIGGAQLATRHLLEHGHEYVACLGGVENTPAVGDPVADHEEGWRRAMLESGRSVEGRLFQAPYNRYDAYQVALKILAGPDRPPAIFCSTDDQAIGVLRAARELRLDVPGDLAVAGFDDVKEAALTDPPLTTISSDRPAMARAAVDLVLDDGLRVAGSRRERVKQFPSALIVRRSCGCDGQ; from the coding sequence GTGGCCAAGGTGACGCGGGACGATGTGGCACGACTGGCGGGGACATCCACCGCGGTCGTGAGCTATGTCATCAACAACGGACCCCGGCCGGTCGCCCCGGCCACGCGCGAGCGGGTACTCGCCGCGATCAAGCAGCTCGGGTACCGGCCCGACCGGGTCGCGCAGGCCATGGCCTCGCGCCGCACCGACCTCATAGGCATGATCGTCCCCGACGCCCGGCAGCCGTTCTTCGCCGAGATGGCGCACGCGGTCGAGAGGGCCGCCGCCGACCGCGGGAAAATGGTCCTCGTCGGCAACTCCGACTACCGCGACGAGCGCGAGATCCACTACCTGCGGGCGTTCCTCGGGATGCGGGTCGCCGGACTGATCCTGGTCAGCCAGGGCATGAGCGAGCGGGCCGCCCAGGAGATCGAGGCGTGGGACGCGCGCGTAGTGCTGCTCCACGAGCGGCCCGAGGCCCTCGACGACGTCGCGGTCGTCACCGACGACATCGGCGGCGCCCAGCTCGCCACCCGGCACCTCCTGGAACACGGGCACGAGTACGTGGCCTGCCTCGGCGGCGTCGAGAACACCCCCGCCGTCGGCGACCCCGTCGCCGACCACGAGGAGGGCTGGCGCCGCGCCATGCTGGAGTCGGGCCGCTCCGTCGAGGGCCGGCTCTTCCAGGCCCCCTACAACCGCTACGACGCCTACCAGGTGGCGCTGAAGATCCTGGCCGGCCCCGACCGCCCCCCGGCGATCTTCTGTTCCACCGACGACCAGGCGATCGGCGTGCTCCGCGCGGCCCGCGAGCTGCGCCTCGACGTGCCGGGCGACCTCGCGGTCGCGGGCTTCGACGACGTCAAGGAGGCCGCGCTGACCGACCCGCCGCTGACGACCATCTCGTCCGACCGCCCGGCCATGGCCCGGGCGGCGGTGGACCTGGTCCTCGACGACGGGCTGCGGGTGGCGGGGTCGCGCCGGGAGCGCGTCAAGCAGTTCCCCTCGGCGCTGATAGTGCGCCGGTCCTGCGGCTGCGACGGCCAGTAG
- a CDS encoding winged helix-turn-helix transcriptional regulator produces the protein MSSLLLLTNALQPSTEVLPALGLLLHNVRVAPAEGPALVDTPGADVILVDGRRDLPQVRSLCQLLRSTGPGCPLILVVTEGGLAAVTADWGIDDVLLDTAGPAEVEARLRLATGRQQITADDLPMEIRNGDLSVDEATYSAKLKGRVLDLTFKEFELLKYLAQHPGRVFTRAQLLQEVWGYDYFGGTRTVDVHVRRLRAKLGPEHESLIGTVRNVGYRFVTPEKAERAADEARTKEAKAAKAAAVTRAEDTGAAEEAAVRPAQR, from the coding sequence ATGAGTTCCCTGTTGCTCCTGACCAATGCCCTCCAGCCGTCGACGGAGGTGCTCCCCGCCCTCGGACTGCTGCTCCACAACGTGCGGGTGGCCCCCGCCGAGGGCCCCGCCCTCGTGGACACCCCCGGGGCCGACGTGATCCTCGTCGACGGGCGCCGCGACCTGCCGCAGGTGCGGTCGCTGTGCCAGCTGCTGCGGTCCACCGGACCGGGCTGCCCGCTGATCCTCGTCGTCACCGAGGGTGGTCTCGCGGCCGTCACCGCCGACTGGGGCATCGACGACGTACTGCTGGACACGGCCGGCCCGGCCGAGGTCGAGGCACGGCTGCGGCTGGCCACGGGCCGCCAGCAGATCACCGCCGACGACCTCCCCATGGAGATCCGCAACGGCGACCTGTCGGTCGACGAGGCGACGTACAGCGCCAAGCTCAAGGGCCGGGTCCTGGACCTGACCTTCAAGGAGTTCGAGCTGCTCAAGTACCTCGCCCAGCACCCCGGCCGGGTCTTCACCCGCGCCCAGCTCCTCCAGGAGGTGTGGGGCTACGACTACTTCGGCGGTACGCGCACGGTCGACGTCCACGTACGGCGGCTGCGCGCCAAGCTGGGCCCCGAGCACGAGTCCCTGATCGGCACGGTGCGCAACGTCGGCTACCGCTTCGTGACGCCCGAGAAGGCGGAGCGCGCCGCCGACGAGGCCCGTACGAAAGAGGCGAAGGCGGCCAAGGCGGCCGCCGTCACCCGTGCGGAGGACACCGGAGCGGCGGAGGAAGCCGCCGTACGACCTGCCCAGAGGTAG